One genomic region from Leptolyngbya sp. FACHB-261 encodes:
- a CDS encoding exopolysaccharide biosynthesis protein — MSVTSSPPRTLQTSRLLRRFLQQHRGDSIRLRDLFQSMGSRAFGPTLLVCSLPEALPLPIAGVSAIFGIPLMLVSAQLILGFSKPWLPGWIANRSFKRVQFEKIINKGLHYLEKIERLVQPRWRFATTPGAERLLGLLLLVLAIVIALPIPFANMLPAIAILLISLGMIEGDGALIVVGVLSSCVLLAVLVGAISTLVPAGKALLAKLLAKLPG, encoded by the coding sequence ATGTCTGTTACCTCTAGTCCGCCACGAACTCTGCAAACCTCCAGGTTACTACGACGGTTTCTGCAACAGCACAGGGGAGACTCTATTCGGCTTAGGGACCTATTTCAAAGTATGGGAAGCCGCGCTTTTGGGCCTACCCTGCTAGTTTGTTCACTGCCGGAGGCTCTACCCCTACCAATTGCTGGTGTATCAGCGATTTTTGGGATTCCGCTGATGTTAGTCTCAGCACAACTAATTTTAGGCTTTTCAAAACCCTGGTTGCCCGGTTGGATTGCAAACCGCTCTTTCAAACGAGTTCAGTTTGAAAAGATTATCAATAAAGGCTTACATTACCTTGAGAAGATTGAGCGACTGGTTCAGCCTCGCTGGCGCTTTGCAACTACGCCTGGAGCAGAGAGGTTGCTTGGACTGCTGTTGCTTGTCCTGGCAATTGTGATTGCTTTGCCAATTCCGTTTGCTAATATGTTGCCAGCTATTGCCATCTTGCTAATCAGCCTCGGCATGATTGAGGGGGACGGCGCACTAATCGTTGTCGGTGTGCTCAGTTCCTGTGTACTCCTTGCCGTTCTAGTAGGAGCTATCTCCACCCTCGTGCCAGCGGGCAAAGCACTCTTGGCCAAACTGCTGGCTAAGCTGCCAGGTTAG
- a CDS encoding polymer-forming cytoskeletal protein, whose protein sequence is MFWFFRKRESCTVISEVTELTGELRAKGTVQIQGIVRADIDVDGLLEILPSGEVEGQIVRADIVRISGKLRAFVQAKRVEILKSGKLLGDVETQALDIQSGAIFAGRSQMNPGETPSVGPGNGLTLEVPALPQREASPMTEVHGQES, encoded by the coding sequence ATGTTTTGGTTTTTCCGCAAGCGAGAATCCTGCACCGTTATTAGCGAAGTAACGGAACTGACGGGCGAGCTCAGAGCCAAAGGCACTGTGCAAATTCAGGGCATCGTCCGGGCAGACATTGATGTCGATGGCCTACTAGAAATTTTGCCTAGTGGAGAGGTTGAGGGTCAGATCGTCCGAGCAGATATTGTGCGCATTTCAGGCAAGCTCAGGGCCTTTGTGCAGGCGAAACGGGTCGAAATCCTCAAGAGCGGCAAACTGCTCGGCGACGTCGAGACTCAGGCGTTGGACATTCAATCAGGAGCTATCTTTGCCGGTCGCTCTCAGATGAACCCTGGTGAAACACCCAGTGTTGGTCCCGGTAATGGCCTGACCTTAGAAGTGCCAGCTCTGCCGCAACGAGAGGCTAGCCCTATGACAGAAGTTCACGGTCAAGAATCCTAG
- a CDS encoding serine/threonine-protein kinase — MESGTVLQDRYQIVRSLGKGGFGQTFEVKDKGPSGGRTSKAKVLKILTLDRFQESKNRQKVVALFQREAEVLIRLNHPGIPKVEPDGYFTWARQEQELLHCLVMEKIEGQNLRSWLRSRADQPILQDQAILWLKQLLDILNQLHHQELFHRDIKPPNIMLRPDGQMVLVDFGAVREITETYLQRQKGDETGTVIVSAGYTPPEQAEGRAVLQSDFFALGRTFVHLLTGQHPTNFDTDPRTGRLNWRDSAPQISKALAGLVDYLMEPFPGRRPQTAEEVMRCLAEVTANGSESTAFASSGSPPPQRPPLNRSAQSVDSRDSTPSRRSTPSRPNAIASFLPTLALLHPWQNAQFRRSLLGHLGSVRALAVSPDGEILASGGYDRTVKLWNLNTGEQLQTLSDHRERVTSLTISSDGKLLASGSHDRTIKLWNLATGDLIHTLDGRFGPIHSVAFDPKGQTLLSSSGTEIKLWAVLTGRSVAAFAGGSESIRSIAISPDGRLLAVGSLDGTVEFRHAQTGKLLHSRSAQVGGIVSLAFSPDGQLLASSSGTSIEIWGLRLGKRLHLLPSQSGEIASVAFSPDGQTLASSGGPAIDLWNLQTGRRLSSLTGHTSLIRSVVFSPVGRTLISGAQDKTIRIWQP; from the coding sequence ATGGAGTCAGGTACGGTGTTGCAAGACCGCTATCAGATTGTCCGGTCGCTAGGCAAAGGTGGCTTCGGCCAGACATTCGAGGTCAAGGATAAAGGCCCCTCTGGAGGCCGGACTTCTAAGGCCAAGGTTTTGAAGATTCTGACTCTGGATCGCTTTCAAGAGTCTAAGAATCGTCAAAAAGTGGTTGCCCTATTTCAGCGAGAAGCTGAGGTTTTGATCCGTCTAAATCATCCTGGCATTCCTAAAGTAGAGCCAGATGGTTACTTTACCTGGGCGCGGCAGGAGCAAGAGCTGCTGCATTGCTTGGTAATGGAAAAAATTGAGGGCCAGAACCTACGCAGTTGGCTGAGAAGTCGCGCAGACCAGCCCATCCTGCAAGACCAAGCCATCCTCTGGTTGAAGCAGTTACTAGACATTCTCAACCAGTTACATCACCAAGAGCTATTTCACCGCGACATCAAACCACCCAACATCATGCTCAGGCCCGATGGGCAAATGGTCTTGGTTGATTTCGGCGCAGTTCGAGAAATTACGGAGACTTATCTACAAAGACAAAAAGGGGATGAGACTGGCACAGTCATTGTTTCTGCTGGTTATACACCTCCCGAGCAGGCAGAGGGACGAGCGGTGCTGCAGTCTGATTTCTTTGCCCTTGGACGCACCTTTGTTCACCTGCTAACCGGCCAACACCCCACTAACTTCGACACTGATCCACGTACGGGTCGGCTTAACTGGCGAGACAGTGCCCCTCAAATCTCTAAAGCCTTAGCCGGTCTAGTCGACTACCTGATGGAACCTTTTCCGGGTCGACGGCCTCAAACGGCAGAGGAGGTTATGCGTTGTTTAGCAGAAGTGACGGCGAACGGCTCCGAATCGACAGCGTTTGCCTCTTCTGGCTCTCCTCCCCCCCAACGCCCCCCACTCAATCGCTCGGCCCAATCCGTCGACTCTCGCGATTCCACACCATCCCGCCGTTCAACCCCTTCTCGCCCCAACGCCATTGCCAGTTTTCTGCCTACCCTGGCCCTACTCCATCCCTGGCAAAACGCTCAGTTTCGCCGCTCTCTGCTGGGACATTTAGGCTCGGTTAGAGCTTTGGCAGTGAGTCCCGACGGAGAGATCCTCGCCAGTGGCGGCTACGACCGCACGGTCAAGCTTTGGAACTTGAACACAGGGGAGCAGCTGCAAACTCTGAGCGATCATCGAGAGCGGGTCACCTCACTCACGATTAGCTCTGATGGCAAACTGCTCGCTAGTGGCAGTCATGACCGCACTATCAAGCTTTGGAATCTAGCCACCGGGGACTTGATCCACACTCTGGATGGCCGGTTTGGCCCAATTCACTCTGTCGCTTTTGACCCCAAAGGTCAGACCCTACTAAGTAGCAGTGGCACCGAAATCAAGCTGTGGGCTGTGTTGACGGGCCGTTCAGTTGCGGCCTTTGCAGGCGGCTCAGAATCAATTCGCTCCATTGCCATCAGTCCCGATGGGCGATTGCTTGCGGTCGGTAGTCTAGATGGCACGGTTGAATTCCGGCACGCTCAAACGGGTAAGCTCCTGCACAGCCGCTCTGCGCAGGTGGGCGGCATCGTGTCATTAGCCTTTAGCCCCGATGGTCAACTCCTAGCCAGCAGTAGTGGAACCAGTATCGAAATCTGGGGCCTGCGCTTGGGCAAACGCCTCCACCTCTTGCCTAGTCAGTCAGGCGAGATTGCCTCGGTCGCCTTTAGTCCTGATGGACAAACCCTGGCCAGTAGCGGCGGACCCGCCATCGATCTTTGGAATTTACAGACTGGCAGGCGGCTAAGCAGCCTCACTGGGCACACCAGCTTAATCCGCTCAGTAGTATTCAGCCCCGTGGGCCGGACCTTGATCAGTGGGGCTCAAGACAAGACCATTCGGATTTGGCAGCCTTGA
- a CDS encoding DUF790 family protein, translated as MLRKPHIFFNPFYAGGTVRPRLVAPGPETKQAARDVRLILETFAQYIGQPQSEAYKALNTLRQQKVGVEDKRWQGLVHLIGKEYIDAEMQSPLSPQEVRKEVFERAAVLHPLNLESRSHLLLQIASEWGCTPAEIEHSLYADLADRKILQSFEVPTPEAVLSRYNLAQAQGLLYWARRLTITLRRTEPFQVKYLFKHIKRLRLMHDVRGNPELGYEISLDGPISLHRASTHYGADLAQLLPALPHIQDWSFSASLEHKGKSFTWTSSPSQFPSYSHYLPPNNYDSPVELAFANAWAKLDTPWSMLRELEVIDLGSTVLIPDFVLENPTANPSRVSLEIVGYFNQAYFERKYSKLLRSPHPALILAISRKFREFAPLLEQLPCPVVWYSTEVSARSVLQVLGQLPQSEAI; from the coding sequence ATGTTGCGCAAGCCTCACATCTTCTTCAATCCGTTTTATGCAGGCGGTACGGTTCGGCCCCGCTTGGTTGCACCAGGGCCAGAAACTAAGCAGGCAGCCCGTGATGTGCGCTTGATTCTGGAGACTTTTGCGCAATACATTGGCCAGCCACAGAGTGAAGCTTACAAAGCCCTCAACACCTTGCGCCAACAGAAAGTGGGCGTAGAAGATAAGCGCTGGCAGGGTTTAGTCCACCTGATTGGCAAAGAGTATATCGATGCCGAGATGCAATCGCCGCTCAGCCCCCAAGAGGTGCGCAAAGAAGTCTTTGAAAGAGCGGCAGTTCTACACCCGCTCAACCTTGAGTCGCGGAGTCATTTGTTGCTGCAAATTGCTTCAGAGTGGGGCTGCACGCCTGCGGAGATTGAACATAGCCTTTATGCCGATCTGGCCGACCGCAAAATTCTCCAGTCCTTTGAGGTGCCTACCCCCGAAGCCGTCCTCAGCCGTTACAATCTGGCTCAAGCTCAGGGTCTACTCTACTGGGCACGACGCCTGACAATTACGCTGCGGCGCACAGAGCCCTTTCAAGTCAAATACCTGTTCAAGCACATCAAACGCCTGCGTCTGATGCACGATGTGCGCGGCAATCCGGAGTTGGGCTACGAGATCAGCCTGGATGGGCCTATTTCGCTACACAGAGCCAGCACCCACTATGGCGCCGATCTCGCCCAACTGCTGCCCGCGCTGCCTCACATTCAAGATTGGAGTTTCAGTGCCAGCCTAGAGCACAAAGGCAAAAGCTTCACCTGGACCAGTAGCCCCAGCCAGTTTCCGTCTTATAGCCACTACTTACCGCCCAATAATTACGACAGCCCTGTAGAACTAGCCTTTGCTAACGCATGGGCCAAACTTGACACGCCTTGGAGCATGCTACGGGAGCTAGAGGTCATTGATTTGGGCAGCACTGTCCTCATCCCCGATTTTGTCTTGGAGAACCCAACTGCGAACCCATCACGAGTGAGCTTAGAGATCGTCGGCTACTTCAATCAGGCGTACTTCGAGCGCAAGTACAGTAAGCTACTGCGCTCTCCCCATCCAGCCCTGATTCTGGCCATTTCGCGCAAGTTTCGCGAGTTTGCACCATTGCTGGAACAGCTACCCTGCCCTGTAGTTTGGTACTCCACTGAGGTCAGTGCACGCAGCGTGCTTCAGGTGCTTGGACAATTGCCCCAGTCAGAGGCTATCTAG